TGATTTCGGCGCGGTCTCCGTGTTCAACTTCGATACCCTCACCACCGCCATCTACAAAAGCTGGTATGGCCTGTTCAACCTCAACGCGGCCGCGCAACTGGCGTCACTGCTGCTGGTGCTGGTGTTGATGTTGCTCGGGCTGGAAGCTGCTGCCCGTGGCCGCGCCCGCTATGCCGAGGGCAGCAGCCGGCCATCCCAGCGCCGGCGTTTGCCGGGCGCGTGGCCATGGCTGCTGACACTGCTGGCGGCGCTGGTGTTTGCGGCGGCGTTCGCAGTGCCGCTCGGCCGTCTGTTGTACTGGGTGGCCACCAGTGCTTGGCGCGATTTGGACCAGCGCTATGTGGGGCTGGTGGGGCGTACGTTGATGCTCGGTGCTGGCGCGGCGGCGGTCACGGTAACGCTGGCATTGTTGATGGGGTATGTGCGCCGCCATCGCGCGCGGCGTTGGGTGCCGGCAGCAGTGCGTATAGCGACACTGGGCTATGCATTGCCGGGTTCGGTGCTGGCGGTGGGTATCGTGATGAGCTTCAGCGCGCTGGATCGTAGCGTGCACCAGTGGTTCGGCATCGGCCCGCTGCTGATGGGCGGGGTGCTGGCATTGGTGCTGGCCTATGTGGTGCGCTTTCTAGCGGTGGCCCATGGCAGTGTCGATGCTGCTTTTGAGCGGGTGCGGCCACGCTTGGTGGACGCCGCGCGCGTGCTCGGCGCCTCGCCGTGGCAGGTGGTGCGGCGGGTCTATGTGCCGCTGCTGACACCGGGCTTGCTGGCGGCGTTTCTGCTGGTGCTGATCGATGTGATGAAGGAAATGCCCGCCACGCTGCTGCTGCGCCCGTTCGGTTGGGACACATTGTCAGTGCGCATTTACGAGATGACCGCCGAGGGCGAGTGGGCGCGGGCAGCGCTGCCGTCGCTGACGTTGGTGCTGGTGGGGTTACTGCCGGTGTACTTACTGATGCGGCGAATTCGCCAAGCCAACCGGTGACGATAGTCCCATCTTGATGGGGCGTTATGAGACACAAGTCTGTTTTACGGTGTGTTTTACATTTGCACTCACGCCAACCTTGTCCGTTCCTGCCACCATTTTTATTGCATAAACGCCCGCGCTCGCGGGCGTTCTGCTTTGCGTCCGCCAGCACCTTGGCCACGCAACAATAACAACGAAAGCAGGAGCTTCATGATGTCTCGTTCGTTCCGTTTGTGGGCCACTCTGTGTGCCTTGCCGGGGTTGTGTGCCATGCCGATGGCGCATGCAAACATGGGTAACACCGCTTCCACCTATGGCGTGCTGCCGAGCGATATCGCCTCGGCTCAAGCGCTGTCGCTGTTCAACAGTCAGGTATCGGCCACCTACTACAACCCGGCTTATCTGGCCCGTGATGATCGCGGCGAGCTGACCGTTGGCCTGTTCCACGCCGAGCACTCACTGGAAGCACGCAGCTTGGGCGGTCCGGATCCGATCCAACGCAGCGGCGGCAACGTGCTCAATGACGACCCCTCGCAGCAAATCCTGGTCGGCATGAAAACCAACCTGACCTCGATGACGCGCTACAACAAACCGCTGTACCTAGGCTTCATGGCCGGCGTGGAGCGGTTCGGCAAAGAGATGCTGGCGTTCGATGCCACCACCTCGCGCGCCGGCCAGTTCTTCAATTACGGCCGCCAGCCGCTGTTCCTCAACCTCGGCGGCGCCATGAACGCGTGGCGCGGTATCGACCTGGGCGCGTCACTGCGGGTGACGCTGCACGCCAACGCCAACCTCGATACCTACTCCAACTTGGCCGGCGAGACCCAGTACGAGTCGCTGCAGGTGGACGCTAAGCCGGTGGTGCGGCCCATTTTGGGCGTCAACGTAAACTGGGGTGAAACGCTGCGTCCGGACCAGCGCAGCTGGCTGGATGGGCTGGAAACCGCGTTTTCCTACCGCGGCTACTCCAACACCCGCACCAAGGTGAATGCCAATGCCATCATTCCCGGTGTCATTGCCTCGCCGGGCCTGCAGCTGGCGATCGCCACGCTGGATTCGTTCCAACCGGATATCTACGCGCTCGGCGTGCAATACCGCTTCGACCGCCTGCGGGTGGGGGTCACCGGTGAGCTGCAGCGCTGGTCGCGGCTGGAGAAAGAGTTCGAGCATGACACCCTGCGCGACCAGGCCAACCTACGCTTCAAAGATGTGGTGATCCCGCGCATTGGCGCCAGCTACGCGCTCAATGATGTGTTCACGCTGACCACCGGTTTGGCGTTTGAATCTTCGGCACTGAAGAGCGATCGCTCGCTGGACGTGAATTACCTCGACAACGATCGCTATGTGCTCGGCGTCGGTCTGTCGGCGGAATTCAAGAACGCGCCGGTGTTCGCTTACCCGCTGCGAGTGGATGTCGGTTATCAGCACCACTTCCTCAAGGACCGTGAGTTCGAGCTGACCACCAGCGATCCCACCGTGGCCGGCAACCCCTATGAGCGCGTGCGCAGTGGCGGTGATGTGGACGTGTTCGCGCTGTCGATGACGATGAAGTTCTGAGGTGGCGACGATGACCAAATCAATGATGGCAGTGGCCCGCAGTGCCGGGTTGGTGCTGGCGGTGGCGGCGCTGGCCGCCTGCGGCGGCGGCAGCAAGCAGCGTACCTCGGTGCCGCCGCCCGCCGGCAGTCTCGAATACAGCTTTCCCTACAGCGGCCAGACTGATGTCCAGCTGGCGACACCGCTGGTGCTGAGATTTAGCGACCCGCTGGCGGCCAGTCAGGATCCCGCTGCGGTGACGTTGAAAGGTGCCGACGGCAAGTCGGTGCCAGTGACCGCCCGTTTCAGCGGCGACCGCCGGGCGCTGGTGTTGCAGCCGCAATTGCCGCTGCAGCCGGCGCAGACGTACCGCGTCACCAGCACGCCGTTGCAGGGTGACAGTGGCGGTTTGGCGTTTCCCGCTGACGGCCTGTCGTTCCGCACCACCACGGTGCCCACCGGACACGGCCCCGGCGAGCAATTGGACGGCGACTTCCGCGTCGCCTCGTTGGTGCCGGACGGCGAACGCTTCCAAGTCACCGATATGAGCACCTTGCGGATGACTCTGTCGCAGCCGCTGGACCCGGCAACGGCGGTTTATGGCACCACGATCAAGTTGCTCGACGCCGCCGGTGCGCTGGTGCCGGCGACGCTGTTGGTGCGTGACCGGGGGCTGGTCATTGACCCGGATGACGACCTTGAAGCCGGCAGCGATTATCGCCTGCAACTGACCAACGCGCTGCGTAGCCGCACCGGCGCTGCCTTGCCTGCTTATGAGCGGACGCTGGCGGTGGCGATGACGGAACCGCGCTCGGTGCTGGGCACCCACCTGCGCGATTCGGAGGGCGGGCAGTTGCTGTCGCCGTTGAGCGACCAGATCATCAACCACATTCCGCTGCTGGCGCTGTTGCTGGGCGATGACACTGGCACTGATGTGACCGCCGATCTGGCGGTGGAACTGGGCTACACCGTGCACGCGCCGGATTCGGTGCCGCTGCGGTTGCGGCGCGGTACCGTGCTGACCGGCACTAATGCCCCGATCGTCGTCGGCGGTGGCGTGCCGGCCGGGTTTGAATCCGGTGAAGTGACGATCCAACTGCTCACCGACGCCACCGGTTACATGGTGCCGAACGGCTATAGCAAGCGCTCGGATTCGCCGCAGTGGGTACACCTGCTGATGGACGTGGCGATGAGCACCGAGCACCCGGAGGTGAACGCCGGGCTCAACCAGACGTTGCTGAATGTGGAGCTGGTGGGCACCGCGATCCGCGAAGGGGATCGGTTGGTGATTCAAGCGCTGAGCATGGTGACGCCGCAGGTGCTGGGGCTGGAAACCGCTGCCGGGCTGTTGTCGTTCAGCATCGACGCCAATGATGAGCAGGGCCAGACCGAACCGCAGCCGCCATCAGCGCTGCCGTCGCCATCGCTGCAAAGCTGGACGCCGGGCGAGCAACTGGGCCAGGTGGTGCCGGGCGACCCGATGGTGTTGGTGTTCACCAACCCGCTGGCGGCCGACACCGTAGCCGAAGGCATTCGGGTGGAACGCAATGGCGTACTGGATGAGGACGCCTCGGTGCGGGTGGATGGTGCCTCAGTGATCATCCGTCCCGGTGGCTTTGGCTTGCGCCATGGCGAGCATTATCTGGTGCAGATCAGCGACCGGCTGACCAACGTGATGGGCGAGCCGGCGGTGCCGGAAACCCTGGACGTGACCTTGCCGGCCTACGCCAGTGGCGACCGTTCTCCGCTGGTGCTGACCAGCTATCCTGGCTTCCCGTGCCCGACGGTGCCGGGCTCCATGGATGTCGCCGGGAATCTGCAGGGCACCTGTGTGACACCGAAAGATTGGCCAGCCGGTGACCAACCGCCGCTGGCGACCTTGCCCGCCAATCGCCCGATCAAAGTGCGGGTGTCGCAGAACCTCGACCCGGCGTCAGTGGTGTTGGGAGAAGCCTGTGGTGAGGGCACCTTGCGGGTAGAGCGCATCGACGAACAGGGCCAATGCCTTGGCGTGGTACCGGGCCGGGTCCAACTGGCGGCGCGCAAGCTGGAGTTCGTGCCGGCGCAACCCTGGCAGGACGGCGAGCTGTACCGCTACACGCTGGCCTCCGCCGCCAGCAATGCCCAGTGCGGCAGCAACGCCATCTGTGCTGATTTCGGCGCACCGCTGCAAACGGCAATGCTGCAGACCAATGGCGACCTGGCCGGCGGCCCAGAGCTGGCGATTCCGTTCCGTGGCGGTGCCTATAGCGCGGCGGTGGCGCTGCCACTGGCCAACCTGCCGACCCAGGACGTGAACAGCAACTTCCGCATTGACGGCAATGAAACCAAAGCCCCGCAGGCCGCGGATGGCAGCTACCCGGTGCCGCCTAACGCGGTGCGTCTGGAGGGCAACGGCGGTGCCGGGCTGGTGTCCCAAGTGAACGTCGGTTGCGGCTTCAGCGTGCTGGGCAAGCCCGAAAGCTGCCCCCAAGAGCCGTTCATCTACCTGACCGGGGCCTTGGATGTGGACGTGGCAGGCTGGGATGAGGCGGCGCAGGCAGTGCGCGTGGACATTTGGCCGACCCAGCTGCTGACCACCTCGGTGCCGGTGGTGGCGCGCGCTGCGATTCTCAACTTGGAGATCGATACCGAGCCCATGGTGATGCGGATCCGTTATGCCGAAGATGCCAACGGCCAGCGGTCGCAGCCCGTGACAGCGTGGATCAAGTCGGGAGCCGACGGTCTGCCGGAGTTGGAACTGGAGCTGGATCTGTTACTGGATGCGCCGGGGCTGACGCCACCGTTGAGCTTGTCGCATGACCTCAAGTCGTACCCACTGAACGGTCTGAAGTTGCGCGGGCCGGTGCGCTTCCTGCCTGATGGACGCGCGCAGATTAGCCTTGTTAGCGAGTCCGAACTGAATATTCATGTGGACATGTACAACGGCGCCGGCTCCCTTGCAAAAGCCTATCTAAAACTGCCCATGGGCGGCGTGAATCTCACCTATATCAACGCTCCATTGCCCCACTGAAATCGGTGCATACGCCAATACTGCGGCGCCTTAACGGCGCCGCAGTTTGGATCAAGATGAGGGGTGATAAGTTATAAGGCTATGGAGATCAGCAAGTTATAGTTTTATACCCTGCGATTCTCTGGCGTATCAGTACAAAAAACAATCTGGTACTTACGAACCATTTCACAAGTTCACATAAAAGCTACTTTTTTCATGAATTAGCCGCTGATTCCCAGCGTGCCCCGTGCGACTCTCCGCCCCTGACCGCGTCTCCGCGGCAATCATAATAATGATATTCAGGAGAGACTCCTCATGCCGGTTCCGCTCCCTTTCCGTCTGCGCCCCGCTGTTCGTCGTCCGGGACAATGGTGGCCTTTGCTGGCCTGCGCGCTACCCCTCGCTATGACCTCGGCCCACGCCAACATGGGCAACACCGCGACCACGTACGGCTTGCTGCCGGCGGACGTGGGTACTGCGCAAGGCTTGTCGCTGTTCAACAGCCAAGTGTCTGCCACTTACTACAACCCGGCGTACCTGGCCGCCGACCCGCGCGGTGAGCTGACGGCGGGTTTCCTCCACGCAGACCACGAATTGCGTGTGAACAGCCTGGGCGGTGCCCAGGCGCCGATCCGCGATGGCAAAGTGCTGGACGACACGCCGTCCCAGCAGGTGCTGATCGGCATGAAAACCAACATCGGTTCGCTGACCAAATACGACATGCCGATGTACCTCGGCTTCATGGCCGGCATTGAGAAATACGGCCAGGAAATGATGGCCTTCAACTCGCAGACCTCCAGCGGTGGCCAGTTCTTCAACTACGGCCGTCAGCCGCTGTTCCTGGCCATCGGTGGTGCCGCCAACCTGTGGCGCGGCGTGGATGTGGGCGCGTCGCTGCGGGTGACGCTGCATGCCAACGCCAGCATGCGCACCAACAGCACCCTTGCCGGCGACACCTCCCACGAGAATCTGGACGTGAGCGCCAAGCCGGTGATGCGTCCGATCGTGGGCATGAACGTGCGTTGGGGCGAAACCTTCTGTACGTCCACCCCATGCTGGGCGGACGCGTTCGAGACTGCGCTGGTCTATAAGGGCTACTCCAACACCCGCACCAAGGTGGATGCCACCGCCATCATCGATCAGGTGATCGCGGCGCCGGGCCTGAATTTGGCGCTGCAGACGCTGGATTCGTTCCAGCCGGAAATCATCTCCGCCGGCATGCTCTACAAAATGGGCCCGGCACGGCTGGCGCTGTCCGCCGAGTTCCAACGCTGGTCGCGGCTGGGCCGCGAGCTGGAGCGCGACACGCTCAAGGACCAAGCCAACCTGAGCTTCGATGACATCGTCATTCCGCGTATCGGCCTCGACTTCAAAGTGCTCGACGAGCTGACGCTGATGACCGGCGTGGCGTGGGAAAAATCGCCGCTCAAGGGCCGTGAGTCCCTCGACGTGAACTACTTCGACAACGACCGCGTGGTCCTCGGGATCGGCGCCAGCTTGGAAGTGAAGAACCCGCCGGTGTTCGCGTTCCCGATGCGACTCGATGTCGGCTACCAGTACCACATGCTGAAAAAGCGTGAATTTGACCTGTCACGCAGCGACAGCCAGATCAATCCGGTGGAAACCATCTCCGCAGAAGGCGATGTGCACGTGTTCACCGGCTCTGTGACGCTGAAGTTCTGAGGCGAGGTACAACGACATGATGGCAATCACACGACGCGTTGCGCCGCTGTTGGCACTCAGTCTGGTACTGGGTGCCTGCGGTGGCAGCGACAAGCAGAAAGTGACCGAGGTGCCGCTGATCCCCGGCGGCGAGCTGGTCTACAGCTACCCTGACCGCGACCAGACCGGCGTTTCCACCTTTGCGCCGGTAGTGGTGCATTTCTCTAAACCAGTGGCGGCCGGCCAGCCGATCACTGACAGCGAAGTTTCATTGCGTGACGCTCAGGGCAATTTGGTGCCGGTGGCGCACCGTCTCGCCGGCGACGGCCGTAGCGTGGTGCTGCATCCGCACGCCGCGCTGGCGTTCAATAGTGAGTACCGCGTCAAGATTGACGGCCTCAACAGCGCGGAAGGCACCCTGGTAGTGCCGGACGGCGGCTTCAGCTTCCGCACCCGCGCCGCCCAGTACGGCCCGCGTGACCAGCAGCAGGGCAGTGCTGATTTCGCGATGACGCGCATGTTCCCTGATGGCCAGCAGCTGGACATCGTCGACATGACCACCTTCCGCTTCCAATTCAGCCAGCCGATCGACACCGAGCAATTTGCCTACGGTGACACCGTGAAGCTGACGGACGGCACCGGCAAGCTGGTACCGGCGGTGGCGCTGGCCAAGGGTCCGTATCTGACCATCGACCCGCAGCAGGACCTGACGCCGGGCAAGCGCTACGTGCTTACTTTCGGCAACCTGACCAGCACCTACGGCACCGCGCTGGCGGCGCCGTTTGGCAGCAAGCGTAGCTTCGAGTTCACGCCGAAAATGTCCGGTCCCCGTGACCTGATGGCGCTGCGGGCACCGAACACCGGGCAGCCGTCGATCCTCACCGGCGACCTGATGAACATGGTGCCAGTGAAATCAGTACTGCTGGGTGATGACACCGAGTCAGCGCAGGAAGGCGATGTCTATACCGAACTCGGCTATGCGCCGCTGTTCGAGAACGACATCCTGCCGGTGCGCTTGCCGCGTGGTGGCATGCTCACCGGCGGCGCGCTGGACGTCTTGGTGGGCGGCCACGTGCCGGCCGGTTTCGATTCCGGTGCGGTACGGGTGCAGTTCATCACCGACGCCACCGGCTACCTGCTGCCGAACCCGCACACTCGCCTGTCAGAAGCGCCGCGCCAACTGCGCATGTTTATGGACGTGGCCATCGTCACCGATGACGCGCGCGCTAACGCGGCCTTCAACCAGGACATCCTGCACATGGAACTGGTGGGCATGGCGATCGTGAAGGATGGCGTGCTGGTGGCAGATGCCGTCACCGTGGTGGAAAACGATGTGCTCGGCGTGGAGTACGCCCACGGCACGCTGAGCTTCCACATGGAGTCTTACCGGGATCCCAAGGACGCGCCCGCGCAACCGCAGGACACCACCCCGCCGCAGCTGCTGTCGTGGCTGCCGGGTCCGGGGGCACTGGAAAGCAACCCGACGCCAGAATCGTTGGAAAAAAGCCTCGCCATGCGGCCCGGCGATCCGATCGTGCTCAACTTCACCGAGCCGCTGGAACCGAACTCGCTGACCCGCAACGTCACCCTGCGCAAGAGCGATGGCAGCAGCCTGCCGGTGGAGATCCGCCGTGACGGTGCTGCGGTGGTGATCCGCGCCGGTCTCGAGCTGAGCGAAAGCTACACGCTGGAACTGGACGGTGGCATTACCGACCTGGCCGGCAACGCGCTGGCGGCGCAAACGCTGCGCTTTGACATGCCGCTGGCGGCCGCTGGTGGCCAGGTGTCGCCGTTCGTGATCGGCTCCTACCCAGGCTTCCCCTGCGTGCTGGAAGAAACCCGTCTGCGTGATGGCGTGGTCGGTTCCTGCAAAGGCACCAACAGCCGCGAGGACCGGTTGCCGATGCCGTACATGCCGTCTGACCGCCCGATCGTGGTGCGTTTCTCGCAACCGGTGAATCCAGACAGCGTGCTGCTCGGCACCACCTTCAAGGTGTTCAAGGTGGCCGAAGACGGTACTCCGGTGAGCGGCAGCGACGTGGATGGCGACCTGACCGTCAAGGGTCGTGAGATGCGCTTCATGCCGGCCCAGCGCTGGGATGAAGGAGCGCTGTACGCCTACGAACTGGTTTCCAACGGCAATGCGCGCAGCGATCAGTGCAACCCGAGCAGCGCCATCTGCGGCGCCAACGGCCTGCCGCTGAAAACCGAGCTGTTTGCCCAGTCGGCTGATAAAGCGCCGCCGATGAACGGCGGTGGTGCGGTCATGCGCATCTACTTCACTGGCGCTGAGCCGGTGCCGTGGGTGTTCCAGGGGCTCGACAACCTGCCGACCGCCGACATCAACGGCAATGCCAAGTGGGATGACGGCGAAGGCAGCGCCTACAACGATCCGCTGTACCTGCATAACAGCGCGCGGGTGCAAGTGACGGGCGTGGGTGGCTCGGTGGCCAAGGCGTCACTGGGCTGCGACATCGGCAAGACCTGCCCGGAGCGTCATTACATCTATCAGACCGGTGGCCTGATGGCGGATGTGGTGGGCTTCATTTCCGCCGAGGAACTGGCTAACGATCCCAACCCGGCTTATGGGCGCATTCCCCAGGAAGTGCTGGATAACGGCGGCATTCTGGTATGGCTGTACCCGACCGTGATCCAGTCCACTGACCTGACCGTGTACACCGAGACCACCCTAGGCGGTATTGCCAAGAGTGGGCCGGCGCCGACTGGGCCGCAGTACATGCGAATGCGTTCCACCTGTGATGGTCGTGCACCTCAGGATGGCAGACCGGAACCGCAACACTCGCAGCGTAACGAGCGCCGTTGCGGGCCCGGCGAGCATGGTCTGATTCCAAGCTGGATCGTCGACACCGGCGAAGGCGAGCCGCAGTACCTGTCGGTGCTGGACCTGTACCTGGACTCTCCGCAACTGGAGCCGAAGGTCTGGCTGCTGGGCTTCATCGAAAGCAAGTTGGCGCACAACCAACTGGGCTACGGCTTCAGCCTGGATCTGAAAGGGCCGCTGCGCTTCTACGATGATGGCCGCATGCAGATCATTCAGGTCAACCGCGACGCGGTGCCGCTGAAAGTGGATTTGTTGGCACTCGGTTTCCTCGAAGCCAACGTTGATCTGGAAATCCCCGCCCAGGCGGTGAACCTGAACTACATGTCCCGACCGGCGAAACACTGAGCCGTCCCTGACGCCACCCGGCCTGCGCCGGGTGGCGTTTTTTTTGTGCCGCCTTCAGCGGTGGTTGCAGGTAGAATCCCGCCGCAGATGGGTGGCCGATGCCGCCCGCCCCGAGTCTGAGTCAAGGAGCCTGTGACCATGAGCGAACTGCGTGCCGAGCTGCGCTATGCCGATACCCACGAGTGGATCCGTCTGGAAGATGACGGCACCGCCTATGTCGGCATCACCGATCATGCCCAACAAGCCATGGGCGATCTGGTCTACGTGGAAACCCCGGATCTGGACAGCGAACTGGAAGCCGGCGCCGAAGCCGGTGCGGTGGAGTCAGTGAAGGCTGCCTCCGACATTTACGCGCCGGTGGCCGGCACTGTGGTGGCGGTCAACGACGCGCTGGAAGACACCCCGGAGCTGGTCAACCAAGACCCCTACGGTGACGGTTGGCTGTTCCGCCTGCGTATCAACGATGCCGCCGAGCTGGAGCAGTTGCTCAGCGCTGACGAGTATCAGGCGCGCCTCGACGATCACTGACCGGCAGTGACACGCACGGTTACGTTCCGGTCCTACGGTGGCGCAGCTGCGGCTCGCTATACTGGGCCGCTTGATTCCCCGGGCCCGCGAGGCGGGCCTACCGCCAGGAGTTTCCCATGACCATTTCCTCATCCTGCGCCGACATTGCCATTGAGCAGCGCGGCCAGGTTCTGGAGCTGCACATGCAGCGTCCGGAGCGCAAAAACGCCCTGACCCATGCCATGTACACCGCCCTTAATGCGGCGTTGCGGGCTGCCGATGAAGACAGCTCGGTGCGGGTGGTACTGATCACCGGTACGGACGATTGCTTCACCGCCGGCAATGACATGAGCGACTTCCTGCAGCACCCGCCGTCCGGCCCGGACGCGCCGGTGATGCAGTTCCTTGAGCTGCTGCGCACCTTCCGCAAGCCGCTGGTGGCCGCGGTGAACGGTGCCGCGATTGGCGTCGGCACCACCATGCTGCTGCATTGTGATCTGGTGTATTGCGGCCGCAGCGCGCGCCTGCAGATGCCGTTCGTGAGCCTGGGGTTGTGCCCGGAAGCCGGCTCCAGCTTCCTGCTGGCGCAGGCGATTGGTCCGGCCAAGGCCGCCGAATTGCTGCTGCTGGCGGAAACCATCACCGGTGAACGGGCGTTGGAACTGGGCATTGCCAATGGCGTGTGTGACGACGCTAACTACTTGGCCAAGGCGCGCGGCGCCGCCGAGCGACTGGCGGCGATGCCGCCGGCATCAGTGCGGCTGACCAAGGAATTGATGCGCGCGCCCCATGCCGAGGTATTGGCCGCGCAGATGGCCCGTGAAGGCGCAGAGTTCGTGCAGCGGCTGACGTCCCCGGAAGCACGCGAAGCGATGACCGCTTTCGTCGAGAAACGCGCGCCGGACTTCAGCCGTTTCGACTGAGCGCTGACGCGCGGCCCGGCGGCCGCATCAGCAAGGCCCCCAGGGCGGCATAGTCCTGGGGCGCCTGCTGCCATTGCTTGGACAGCTGGGCGGCAAACACCGGCGCCGTTTGTTCCAGAACCGCCCACAGGGCCTGGCTCGCTTCGCTGTCGCGGTCGAGCCAAAACGCCAGTGTTTGTTGGTGACTGTGCTCGATCAGGGCGCGGCTTTCAGCCGCTAAGTAGTGGCCGCTGAACAGATCGGCAGCGGCGTCGAGGGAACCGGCCCGTGCCAGCCGCACACTGGTGCGGCCGAGTGCTCTGACCAGCGCGCCGACATGGTGGGCACTTTCTTCTTCCTGCAATACCGGCCGGGTCAGCTCGCGCAGGTCATCCAGCAGGATCCGTGACACCACCGTCAGATAGCTGCGGCGCCGGTTCTCCGGTCGTTCCGATACTGGCCCCTGGTGACTGGGCAGACTTTCGGTGACCGCGCGGAAATCCTGCGGTTGACGCGGACTGTCCGCCAATCCGAACAGCAGCAACTGCACCACTTGGAAGCCGACGCTGACTTCGGTGGCGTCGGTGATGTTCTGCTGTGCCAACAGGGTGCGGCGGTCCATGGTCAGCGAC
The sequence above is a segment of the Alcanivorax sp. REN37 genome. Coding sequences within it:
- a CDS encoding ABC transporter permease; its protein translation is MAFSSWRQALIQRLPALLVGALALVVLAPMLVLALAWRGDESEVWQHLADTVLWTLAGNTLLLLVGVGLGVLLLGVGLAWLVSTQEFPGRRFFDWALLLPLAMPAYVLAFVAVDLLDYSGPLQSLLRSAWPDFSGLNVRRAPLVILTLSLVLYPYVYMLARTAFLAQGRTLLEQARLLGLRPRQAFWRVALPMARPAIVAGLALALMEALADFGAVSVFNFDTLTTAIYKSWYGLFNLNAAAQLASLLLVLVLMLLGLEAAARGRARYAEGSSRPSQRRRLPGAWPWLLTLLAALVFAAAFAVPLGRLLYWVATSAWRDLDQRYVGLVGRTLMLGAGAAAVTVTLALLMGYVRRHRARRWVPAAVRIATLGYALPGSVLAVGIVMSFSALDRSVHQWFGIGPLLMGGVLALVLAYVVRFLAVAHGSVDAAFERVRPRLVDAARVLGASPWQVVRRVYVPLLTPGLLAAFLLVLIDVMKEMPATLLLRPFGWDTLSVRIYEMTAEGEWARAALPSLTLVLVGLLPVYLLMRRIRQANR
- a CDS encoding OmpP1/FadL family transporter, which encodes MSRSFRLWATLCALPGLCAMPMAHANMGNTASTYGVLPSDIASAQALSLFNSQVSATYYNPAYLARDDRGELTVGLFHAEHSLEARSLGGPDPIQRSGGNVLNDDPSQQILVGMKTNLTSMTRYNKPLYLGFMAGVERFGKEMLAFDATTSRAGQFFNYGRQPLFLNLGGAMNAWRGIDLGASLRVTLHANANLDTYSNLAGETQYESLQVDAKPVVRPILGVNVNWGETLRPDQRSWLDGLETAFSYRGYSNTRTKVNANAIIPGVIASPGLQLAIATLDSFQPDIYALGVQYRFDRLRVGVTGELQRWSRLEKEFEHDTLRDQANLRFKDVVIPRIGASYALNDVFTLTTGLAFESSALKSDRSLDVNYLDNDRYVLGVGLSAEFKNAPVFAYPLRVDVGYQHHFLKDREFELTTSDPTVAGNPYERVRSGGDVDVFALSMTMKF
- a CDS encoding Ig-like domain-containing protein; amino-acid sequence: MTKSMMAVARSAGLVLAVAALAACGGGSKQRTSVPPPAGSLEYSFPYSGQTDVQLATPLVLRFSDPLAASQDPAAVTLKGADGKSVPVTARFSGDRRALVLQPQLPLQPAQTYRVTSTPLQGDSGGLAFPADGLSFRTTTVPTGHGPGEQLDGDFRVASLVPDGERFQVTDMSTLRMTLSQPLDPATAVYGTTIKLLDAAGALVPATLLVRDRGLVIDPDDDLEAGSDYRLQLTNALRSRTGAALPAYERTLAVAMTEPRSVLGTHLRDSEGGQLLSPLSDQIINHIPLLALLLGDDTGTDVTADLAVELGYTVHAPDSVPLRLRRGTVLTGTNAPIVVGGGVPAGFESGEVTIQLLTDATGYMVPNGYSKRSDSPQWVHLLMDVAMSTEHPEVNAGLNQTLLNVELVGTAIREGDRLVIQALSMVTPQVLGLETAAGLLSFSIDANDEQGQTEPQPPSALPSPSLQSWTPGEQLGQVVPGDPMVLVFTNPLAADTVAEGIRVERNGVLDEDASVRVDGASVIIRPGGFGLRHGEHYLVQISDRLTNVMGEPAVPETLDVTLPAYASGDRSPLVLTSYPGFPCPTVPGSMDVAGNLQGTCVTPKDWPAGDQPPLATLPANRPIKVRVSQNLDPASVVLGEACGEGTLRVERIDEQGQCLGVVPGRVQLAARKLEFVPAQPWQDGELYRYTLASAASNAQCGSNAICADFGAPLQTAMLQTNGDLAGGPELAIPFRGGAYSAAVALPLANLPTQDVNSNFRIDGNETKAPQAADGSYPVPPNAVRLEGNGGAGLVSQVNVGCGFSVLGKPESCPQEPFIYLTGALDVDVAGWDEAAQAVRVDIWPTQLLTTSVPVVARAAILNLEIDTEPMVMRIRYAEDANGQRSQPVTAWIKSGADGLPELELELDLLLDAPGLTPPLSLSHDLKSYPLNGLKLRGPVRFLPDGRAQISLVSESELNIHVDMYNGAGSLAKAYLKLPMGGVNLTYINAPLPH
- a CDS encoding OmpP1/FadL family transporter, encoding MPVPLPFRLRPAVRRPGQWWPLLACALPLAMTSAHANMGNTATTYGLLPADVGTAQGLSLFNSQVSATYYNPAYLAADPRGELTAGFLHADHELRVNSLGGAQAPIRDGKVLDDTPSQQVLIGMKTNIGSLTKYDMPMYLGFMAGIEKYGQEMMAFNSQTSSGGQFFNYGRQPLFLAIGGAANLWRGVDVGASLRVTLHANASMRTNSTLAGDTSHENLDVSAKPVMRPIVGMNVRWGETFCTSTPCWADAFETALVYKGYSNTRTKVDATAIIDQVIAAPGLNLALQTLDSFQPEIISAGMLYKMGPARLALSAEFQRWSRLGRELERDTLKDQANLSFDDIVIPRIGLDFKVLDELTLMTGVAWEKSPLKGRESLDVNYFDNDRVVLGIGASLEVKNPPVFAFPMRLDVGYQYHMLKKREFDLSRSDSQINPVETISAEGDVHVFTGSVTLKF